DNA from Clarias gariepinus isolate MV-2021 ecotype Netherlands chromosome 11, CGAR_prim_01v2, whole genome shotgun sequence:
ATTATTTCCTTCAGGCTTTGTGCAAGAAATACAAAAGTATTCAGAAAATCAGTATTCTTAACTGAACAAAACCatcacacacaatacacactacTGGATAAGGACACATGCAGCGGAACCCCTGAAAATAGATGTGCACTGGGAAgctactgagagagagagagaaagagagagagagagagagagagagagagagagagagagttgttcaGTTGGGGGTCCTGAGAGTGGGGTTCAGAGCAGGCAGCGTCCAGTCTGGCAGGAAGCATTGTGTGTTCTCGGAGACGTGCCTGGAGTGGCCAAGCCATGCTGAGTGCGGGGGAGAAAAACACAACGCTTCTCCCAAGATGAAGGCAGAGAGGCAGGCTTCCTCCAATCAGGCAGgagtttttttacttttccaaaACCTGTGCATCCTCACCTTTTTCTTGTCAGGTAAGTAAAAAATATGTGCTGTCATGTGAACCAGGGTCAAATCTTCAGcagagaaaagacaaaaaaagaaaagaaaaagtaaaaaaaaaaaaaggaagaaaatcctGCAGATTGCTTGACAATCGGTTTGTGATGTTGCTTGCTTAATTCTAATGAGTGTTGTATGTTATATCTTTCTTATTAGGCTATGAACATATTTGGCATTATTATGATTTaacatctaaaaataaaaatgtttaggtCATGACATTGATTTGCATTCCTTGCCATCAGTGAAATAACTTCTAATTTCAGGACAAAGGTTTGTGAATTTTGTGCTCCAGCCAAAAGACTTTGCTTCAAAGGAATGTTAtgtgattatttatataatttgctttttttgctttatatgcggaatgttttaatgttttatttccagTCTTCCTAATGAATTGTTAGTTTATAAGTCAGCATGCTGTTAATCCATAAGTGATGGTGCGTAAGATGTAGATAAGATGGAAAAATACTTTAGAGGAAAAGAGCTTGCTTCATGCAGGAGAACATGTAGCAGCCGAAGCCTGGCTCCAAGCACTACTTTTGTGTCATTGTGCTGTGTGTTGATTAGCAAAAATCACTGAGCCGCCACTGTCTGCTAGCCACCAATCACACAAGAGCATGGCTTTTACCCAGCTGGCCCTCACTGGACTAGGACAGGCCTACAATCCTGGCCTTTGTTAGCTCTCTTTGGCAAGCCGTGAACGCCGAGGCCTGTTACCAAGGCGATGAAGACATGCCATGCTGACTCGCACTACACAATCCTGCTATGGCTGGGTAAAGGAACAGCCTTTGAACCTCCTGGAACATTTAGATGACTTTGCTACAAAAATGATAATGCTTCTGCACGATATAAGCCTGGATGATATTTAGTCGACATTGCAGGTCTGAGATTGGTCCTGAATTATCCCTATTTATAGGTGACAGGGGCAGAGAGTGTTTTTTAATAAGGCATGGACATTTAGGTCACgcataaaaacatacagtatgaaatgcaataaaatgttttgtatgACCACCTATGAGATTTACATAAACCTGAATTTACTTGTGTACAAGTgggaaaaaattatgaaaaatataacagaaaatatataaattatagacGGCAGTAACAGAATGTACTATATTTGGAATAAAGTACAGATATGTGCAGTTGTATGTGCAATGCAATGCTGTGCAACATTGGGCTAGGAAACTTGAAATtggaaaaatataaagaatatgTAAGGCATCTTACATACAAGCATCTGATGTTCctcacatttttatgttgtaGCCACAAATGATGTGACTTAAACTTACGACTTATAATGTTGAGGTTAACTCACACTTAACATGTGGTCAGTTAATTATTTTGTACAAACAGGCAAAATGTACTTAAGGTAATATTGGCAAATGGTATGGACAGTGTAATTACAGTGTTTCTATCATACAGTATTATTCAGTCATAGTTGAAGTTAATTCGAATAGTATTCTGTGGCTAATACAATTCTCCCAGTAGAGATTTCCCAGGTAACtattacacaattaaaaatagaagttatccttttaaattctttttaaaagtattaaaaggtTAGAAACCTACTTAAAATTACTTAAGTATCAATGatactttctctctgtctctatctctctctcattccAAACTGTCAAGGGGTTATGTTATCTGTAACTTGTTATGCTTCAAATTTCAAACACCTGGTACATAACTGAGCGTTTTACAAAGGGAATCCAAATCATACTCAATTATATATAGTCATATGTAGtgaagtaaagtacagataagTGTTGTAGAAtatagtggagtaaaagtacaaagtaatgattaataaaactactttgtGAAAACTGTACTTTAAAAATGTACTTAGTTACCTTCCACCGCTAGTACTAAGTGGCCATAATGGTTAGCCTAAATAGTTTAAATCATGACCTAACATTATCCTTAAAGGCATAGCTACCGTCTTATTCACACCATGAAGCTgtgaatacagtatattactctGTTGTTAAAGCTTTATACTGACACCCAGCTGATTGAAGTTACCTGAGAGTCTTGTGCCATGATGTGAAAATGAAATTGCTATTTTTGTAGTGACTGTGCATCCAGTAACAGAcctgggcccggtttctcgaaagcttcttatcgctaagtagttcttaagttgtaccttaaactctctcttaacgttatggcgcatttcccgaaATGTTTGTACGCTAAGTATCTtttaggtaagtcacacgttcgtaaggttggtcaggaccaaccttaactcactcctagcgtagtttcagctcaagatGCTAGTCGCCACCACtgtgcagcagtctttataaatcagcggtgtatggaagcacattatggcacattatcaaagtcatattaatgatgaaatatactgtaggcctgtttaagaattttattttatttgatatcagaactaatagagtgacttttaattagcctatttcataatatggctaatgcattaaaattggcgatcacttttaatattaaataagtgGCAAATaatttggcagcgatacagcgtATTATTAAACTGAAGACGGCGCCGTCCGCGGAGCCGTGCGGTTCATGTAAATTTTTCCTTTaggcaaaacttcagccctttttatattttgcctgaggtggctattttaaacaaaaggtttcgccttccaaggcttcttgacctgctcagacctgtgCTTGCCAGGCGCTTGCGTCGTACTTCCGCTCtacgtcccgatgtccagctgctcgctgctttttgtttaaaatatgttttattgatcattaaccatcattcatgactggatagacttttcttttgacactttttattttatgatgaaatttgatttagttaaatgagaaaataaacttgggagtttTAAACCTTGGGAGTTTTTTCTGTGTGACTtaatacacctatctcacctatgcgctTTGACTCGCTGTGAGATACGGTACCCCAATCCCACCAATGCGGTTTGCAtcattcatcatgattcaccgcaagtTCTTGCCCTGTGAttacatttccatctttccgtgtgaaaaattaaacatgtttaaacatgtttaaacttTACAGAACGCCAGCAGAACGTCGGCGAGTAAGTTCTGCAAGGACCGCAAGCTTCTGTGAGGaccggcaaaaaaattaaatatgcgcggaaagatggaaacgtactcacagcgccaaaaaccccggtgaatcatgataaaccatacttatggccaccgcgtCGGACCTaagacttaagaagactcctaagggacagtttgggaaacacacttagaaaagtaatcactttacgtaagatatatcttaagagttgtttagcgtgctaagagtgtgcgttatcgagaaACGTCTCAGATGAATTTTATCTTACTGAGTAAGCAATGTAATGAGCCTCTATCCCTGCTGATTTTAGATGCACATGCACTAGTAATTATtttaggctacgtttacactgtcaggtaaatctgacccaattctgattttttgctcatatgtgacacaaattcgatatgttctatgtccgtgtaaacaggaaaaaaacgcatgcattccgatatttcgagatcggtttcaggcctccttcatatgtggaaataaatcaaatataaatcagatatgtgctaatgtgattgtcgtgtaaacagacagatcggatttccagagtcattgcgttctgtacgtcattaaaacagGGACTTCTTCTCGGTTTAATGACGCAttgttattctccggtggaagcgcgtgtggaattataacatcgcaggtgacatggaagacGAAAAGACACACACCGCcttgtgttaatgcttatttGGGCTAAATCACATTAAGAAATCAATATTTGGTATATGAAGGatatgcgcaggctgcaattatgccgtttttttctcctcctccgttttaacaccatggtgacgtttcgcgaacttcgcatatatcgcagagcgctaagcatacttcaccttcgtctatcttggctagtttGTAgggcaagaacctccctttaagtatgcgcgatgtttcagatggcatggcgagtgtaaacacgtgtatcggatatgagaCATaattgaaagaacgtgtaaacagacggtcaaaaaatcagatataggcaacaagtCAGAATTAGGCATCGAGACCTGtagtgtaaacgtagccatcTTAGATGGTCTACAGATAATTCTGTAAGTCTCAGTTGTATAATGATGATCCATAAATGTGCATTTTGTTATGTAGATATAGTACATAACACTACACCAAGCATTAAAACCTTTACATCATTCAGGGTGAGGGCATTTATCATTCATGGCATTGTGCAGCTTTAAAGGTATTCTATAGAGTTTTCAATCTGGATTAAAAACTGCAAGTAGCGAGAGCTTTGTAAAATCAACTGGCTGGCAAAAATCCTATAAAGCTAACTGGATCTTTATTTCGTGTGAGTTTGTATCTTGGTCATAAACATGGCTGATTGGAGTTTAGTTGTGTTTGAAGATTATAAAGAAGATGTCTAATAGAAAAGCaattattaaggggaaaaatgttaatagaaaatgtaaaatgcaataaacagACTGCATTGCTTTCCATTTATAACATGCGGACAAAGTGccatgctaaaaaaaatgtaatttctaATTTTTGCCATGCCACACTAAAAAGCAATCAATATCCAATCGCTGCTGCACTTTTCATTGTGCCTGTATCTTTTACTTTTTAGCTAGTAATGAGCATCCAACGACAGGCGAATCCTCTGTAAATGtaatgatgtttatttttccttatttccttttatttttcttattattccTATTCTTATTCTTCTAATTTATATTGTGTAGTCAAGCATAATAGAACGTTTTtagctgatttttttaaaaattgtttaacaATCCTTGTTTTGTGTGCATCAAGCCGTCAGTGGTGTCAACATCACCTGCCCATCCTCTATCATAAGGGGCACCCTAGGCAGCTCGGCCCTGCTTTCCGTCAGCTATACTAGCACCAGCTCAGACAGACCCGTCATCAAGTGGCAGCTAAAGAGGGACAAACCTGTTACTGTGGTACAGTCTATCGGCACTGACATCATTGGGAACTTGCGGAGCGAATACCGTGGCCGCATCATGCTCTTCGAAAACGGCTCACTGCTGCTCAACTACCTGCAGCTGTCAGATGAGGGTGCCTATGAAGTAGAGATCTCCATCACTGATGACACCTTTACCGGGGAGAAACACCTGAACCTCACTGTGGACGGTAGGCAGAGGAAGGCATGTACTGTAGCTTTCCACTTAACGCTgcagcacaaacacactgttgtATATTTTGAGGGTGTAATTTTTAATACGTCAGAATGTGCTGAAACAGCACAGTTATCTGAGAGTCAGCTCTGAGTTTCTAAGAGTAGTATTGTAACTGGGTGAAAGTTGAAAAAGGCTTtcaaagcaataaaataaaatgtaagatttATTCCATTTCCAGTTTTCctgccaaacaaacaaacacctacTCCATGAACCAGAAATCTTTGACCTGTGCGctgaaaaatttaacaaaaataaatacagatttgAATCTTAAgttgaaaattgaaaaaaaaaaaaaatgtgtgatagtTATTTGGGTCCAAAAACCCAGAGGCCACATtgaaaatctgtaatttttttccattttaaaattagaatgtaaaaatatgtcaaataatttaaataaataaataaataaataaataaataaataaataatactactaataataataaatttaaatgtaaaaataaatgtttaaaatgttacataTGTAGTATTCGATAGTCTGCAGATTTCTGGGTCCCTATTTAAACATAAGCACATTTGTGATATTGGCCAtgttaactgtaaaaaaaaaaaatatcaggtTGTCACATACCTAATCATCTTTAGACCTAAAGCCGACAGAAATATGTTGAGCAATGGTGAAGGTGACTGTATCACTTAAGAAATCttcttctgtacatgatcttcaggaaacaATGAAGTAGGCATGTATCGAACAAGTGACACCTGAGTACTGTAGACAGATTTTTGACTCTTTGCCATCTTAATACATTTGGCTAGAAGTGTAATTTCTAATTcaattatatgtgtgtgtgtgtgtgtgtgtgtgtgtgtgtgtgtaactcatTATTTGAGTGTTTATAAAGATACCTAATCATCAAATCATGATAGCAGACCAtggcaaaaacaaaatgcagatTACAGGTCAAGAACTTTAGTTAATTTTCACATGAGAATGAAGAACAAGTGTAAGGTCTATGACTTTAATTCTGGTTAACTGTTGTTGGTACCAGATGGAGAGGTTTGAGCATTGTTATGTAGTGCTTAAAGCCCACTATTTTAGAAGACAAAAATTGATTGAATATCAGTTGTTATGGAGACTGAAATAAGCTGCTCAAAAATAATCCTGTTTATAGACTGTAAGacctacactgcctggccaaaaaaagtctcACACTCCAATATTTTATTGGACAGCCTTTTGCGTTGATTATGGCCATGCCATTATTTTGATAAGCTTATACaatttcacaacatttatttcagtccagtgtcgcattaatttctctccaagatctcgtattgatgatgggagagtcaaaCCACTCCACAAAGCCTcctccagttcatcccaaagcttTTCAATAAGTTTAAAATCTgaactctgtggtggccaatccatgtgtgtaaataatatCTTATGcttcctgaaccactctttcacaattggATCCTGATGAATCCTGGCGTTGTCATTTTGGAGTAAGCCTGTGTCATCAGGCACAAAAAAGCCCATTGATgaaacctggtgattcagtatattcaggtgaTCAGCTGACCTCTATTTTTGGGCACGTAATGTGGCTGAACACTGAACCTGACTAACTGAAgaaacctcagatcataacactgccacGACAGGCTTGTACAATAAGCACTAGACATGAAGGGTTATTTACTTCATCTAcgtctcttcttaccctgatgcacccatctcTCTGGAGACTCATCAGTCCACATGACATTTTTCTAAGGCTCCACAGTCCTTTCTTTATGCCCCCTAGCAAATTgaaccttttttctgattatctTCACTGCGAAGTAGTATTCTCAAGGCTATgaagctgtttagtcccaatcccttgaactctctttgcattgtgtgtgtggaaatgctctcacTTTTACTCTTAAATATAGCTGTGAAttctactgtttttttccccttttttttttttgtctttaattacaataaatgtGTAAGTGATCTCTCATAATgttcattcaggatgtttttccaaccacatttcctcctccaagatgatggttcaccaccatccttccaggttttaatgatGCGTTTTACAGTTCTTAGCCTGATTTTAGTAGTTTCAAAAATCTCCATAGTTGTTGTCTTTTCTTGATGCATGACAATAATTCGACCCTTCTTTAACAGAGTATCATATTTGACACAACCACATGATACTTCTTCAAAGCAGTTTTGCTTAAATGACATAAtttttcagtttaatctttttgttgttgttgttttgtctttCGTTGTCAGTTCCTGTGTCCAGGCCTTTCGTGCACTTGGTGGCTTCGTCTGTGCTGGAGTTTACTGAACACTTCACACTGAACTGCTCTCACGACAGGGGTACAAAGCCTATTTATGGCTGGCTGAAGGGCGGGAAGCCTATGAACAATGACACACGTCTGCTCCTGTCACATGACCACAAAGTTCTGAATATCTCTCGGGTGCTGATGTCAGATGATGATGTCTACACCTGCACTGTGGAGAACCCCATCAGCAGCATGAAAAGCATTCCTGTCAGACTCACAGTCTACAGTAGGTGTTGTACTCCACAGTAGGGATTGATTCTCACTCCATACTACATGTTAGAGATACATGATGGGAaatgtaaacctttttttctgtatttttagattttctgtcTGGTCTATGTGTTATATGGGTGATTACCAAGCAGAATAgttttttaatattgaataaGTGTAAGAAAACACACTGATTCAATATGGATCACATTTAATTAAAGCCTACATGAATGGGTTGAACTCTATTCAATTTTTACAATCCTATGCTAGTTTTatggcacacatacacaatcaggTAGATACTGTGGCACTTCTAGACGGCAAATTTCCCAGTGTTGAATTACACTTAGAGTGTTAAAATAACACCCAGGAATTAAACtctgaaagtgttaaatcaaTATTGGAGGTTTTACTATGTGTTTGTACTCTGAGCCAAGAATAAGCATCGTTTGCTAGCATTGCTCATGTTTAGGTTAGCTGGGATAGCCACTGttggttttcatttaaaattttccgAGGTCTTTACATTGTATGGTCAGCGACTTATTAGCACAACTGCAgatgatgatagtgatgatttcatttatgatttatgatttaatttattatttttatttatgatgatAGTGATTATGTCATACTGGCTTCAATTCATTTGTCGCTTATCTAAAATTCTCCTTTTTGAAAGAATAATTTGAACTTTAAATTAAGAATTAGAGCAATACAAATCTGGAGGTTAAAAGAGGTCATTAGGAGTGAG
Protein-coding regions in this window:
- the hepacama gene encoding hepatic and glial cell adhesion molecule a; the encoded protein is MKAERQASSNQAGVFLLFQNLCILTFFLSAVSGVNITCPSSIIRGTLGSSALLSVSYTSTSSDRPVIKWQLKRDKPVTVVQSIGTDIIGNLRSEYRGRIMLFENGSLLLNYLQLSDEGAYEVEISITDDTFTGEKHLNLTVDVPVSRPFVHLVASSVLEFTEHFTLNCSHDRGTKPIYGWLKGGKPMNNDTRLLLSHDHKVLNISRVLMSDDDVYTCTVENPISSMKSIPVRLTVYRRSSLYIILSTGGIFLLITLVTVCACWKPSKKKRQQPVMHSRQNVEQSNGNHEVAVDIVPGRSYHNRKGPGGLYVLKETDFSEEQDEEPCNYIHPLDPHSPPCYPSTFSSPDAHTYSGRRYPRTPVPSPPTTPTTTMAISSSPHLRSLPRKPHPSAASPTPSHTEEQLAIHETSVHSRI